The genome window GGTTAGTGAAAGAAAGTGAAGGAAAGTGAGGTGATGACGTATCAGTGATGTGGAGTGAAAGGGCGTGAAACGATAAAAGATAGCCTAACAAGACAATGATATTCTTTGTCCAAATGACGTATCAATAACAGAAGTCACTAATGTCAACCAACGTTTATAAACATCCCTCGACCAACTAGATTCTCTAATACTTTGCGATGTGTCCACCCTAATTACAATCTACTTATTCTCACACCAGAATCGTGACTTGTTCATGCGACGATACCTAACTCCACAACTTCATATTACTATAGCATCAAGTCTCCAATACTAGAAGTATAATACCAACATACTTATGTACAATATATTTTGGTTGATTGGTGTACACCTTTGACCATGTACAATGTTTGTACTTTGTAAATGACCCAAAAggcttttctttctttttccttTAGTAGATTTGTAATGTTGTTCAAAACCCTTCCACAGGACCACAACTACGCCACGTTTAATAAAATACATTTATGAAAGACAAAGTCATACTAGTAAAGATGGGGCCCACAAAATGATAAtttttaagagttaaatgccattttagtccttgtggtttgattatgttgtcagtttagtccaaaggtttgaaacgttgtcattttagttcaaatagtttcaaacattgccattttagtctactggattaactccattcatttttctgttagctagaagggcaattcagtcattttatatggccgaattgaccttctagttaacaaaattatatataaaatgaccaTAACGCCATTCTAATTAACAGAAAAAATTGATGAAGTTATCCCAGTGTACTAAAATGACAACGCTTCAAACATTtaaactaaactgacaaaatagcCCAAACCGGAATGACTAAAATggtatttaactctttttttaataaataataaaatgaaaCCAATCTTTGCACACAAACTAATACATCTGCACAAGGTACAAAGAGTAGAGTACTGACTACTTGAAAGAAAATAGAAGTGATGAAGAAACTTCTCTAATTAGTTGATGTGAAGGCTTTTCACCTAGGTAAAAATTGGAGTAACTTTATAAATTCAAATATTTTAACCATAACTGAAATAAATGAAAAGAAAACAAATCAATTGAGAAACTAATGACTCGAATATAATTTTATTATCTAAAACTACTGTTTACGGTCTAGTTATggttatatattaaaattaaccgAAATAATCATAGCGAACCACCGCTAAGGTAGCCTTTATAcctttttataaataatatattacGTAAAAATaagggatattggatttaaacaACCCAACTTTCACCAATTGACCGATAGTACTCTCAACTTTCTATTTGTACCACCACCcaaacttttaacttattttcctctAGCACTCTCAAACTAACTGAACCCTAACACGGTTAACTGACGTCAGATGCCACGTCAATCACTCTCATATATTACTTGCCTACGCCTTTCCAAGCAACCAAAATAACCGAACAATTTGAAACCAAAACTGATCAGTTATGATAACCTAAACACCGAAACAACAGTTATAGATTCGGTTTTAGACATAACCGAACCAAAGCGGCCCATGACCCATGACCACCTCTAAATGTTATTGAATCTATACAAAAGATCATGTCATTGTCTTAAAACTCTTTTGAATCCACCTACCCAACACCAAGTACAAGAGGACACCATTTCATTCCCATAAATATCCCTAAATAACACAAGAGGATACCATTTCATTCCCATAAATATCCCTAAATAACACATTTTACGATTTACAAATAATTACTTGCCCCCTCTTCAGCTTGGAAAGGCGGGTCAATCGCCCCCGCCTTTCCAACCGAACAATTTGAAACCAAAACTAATTAGTTATGATAACCTAAACACCAAAACAACAGTTATAGAATCGGTTTTAGCCATAACCGAACCAAAGCGACCCATGACGCCCACTAAATGTTATTGAGTCTATACAAAAGATCATGTCATTGTCTTAAACTCTTTCGAGTCTTGACCTACCCAACACTCACCAAGTACAAGAGGACACCATTTCATTCCCATAACTTGTCTGTTTTGGAGTGATTATTTCTACAGCCATAACTTGTAGTATTCTTTTTTATCTATACCAACTTGGCATGAGGACAATGTGGATGTACATAATGATATCCTTTGACCCTACACAAGATAACTTATTATATTTGAAACCTTTACATACACTTTTTGTGTATAATACAAATGACTGCATAATATTGCAAAAAATCTAAACTTTGACAAACAGTAAAGAACAAATTAGGATCATATAGTGTAAGACAACTAGTTGCATTTAATTTAAAGGTGTTCATGCAATCTTTAAACCAAGTGGGACTAAGACATGAACCAACTACAAGGTCCACTAAATGCACTACTCGTGGCATCGCTTTCGTGATATTCCTAGATATGATTGTATAATACAAAATACATTATGTACTACGACTATTGTCTTGTATTGTTGACATGAGACGGGTTGATAAAGTGGCTAGCCGACAGCAAAAAGAGTATGCCAAAAATCATCCCCAATGAGATAATAAtataaagagtaaacttccgttttgctccctgtggtttggtcactttaacggttttgccccaaacctttaaaaatagccattttactccctgatgtttcggttttgttgccagtttgctccctgcggggagcaaaatggaaaaacaaacaatttggatggagttagaggcggggagcaaactggcaaaaaaaccgaaacatcagggagtaaaatggctatttttaaaggtttgaagcaaaaccgttaaagtgaccaaaccacagggagcaaaacggaagtttactctaatatAAAAAAGTTTTTTGGCTGCTAATATAAAAGATATAGAACTACTACAACCCTTAGTTAAATGTTAGTCAAATTACTATTACCCGATAATAAGAGATTCCTCGTCATCTGCATAAACAACTGATCAACTCTGAAACATGAAGAGAAGTAATAAAAAACTCTACACTCCTGAAATTAACACCTACCTAACTCTCATGGTACTACACAATTTTCACCGAGTAAATTCTAGTTTTTACCTGTGTAACTACAGTTGTGGATATAGTTACCTAACCCCCTCTTCACATTGATTGTCAATTAACTATTACAATTTACAGTCCTGCAGTCAGATAGTTAAGACAATAGCCTAAAGAATAGAAGAAGATAAGAGCATTTTGTGTGCTACCTACAATTCTACACAATTTTCTTCAACTAAATatacatataattatatatatatgcaaGTAAATGAAGCTTCTATATGAGTTGACTTGACATTACATGGAAGTTAGTAAAGACCTGAAATTAAACCAGTTGAGAAACTGATATTTCAAATATAATTTTCTTTTCCATAACTGAGGCATAATTGTCAATAGCGAACAGCGGACGATTGCGACAGACTACCTGTACGCTACGTAGTGATAGCGATAaaatagcgggcgctattttATGTTTAGCGACACACTAGGagaaaattttagaaatattttatATGTAGATTATATCCAAATAAGCTGTTTTATGCGCTGTTTTATATGTATGCTTAACAAATAAcctaaaatcctgctattttataCCCATAAAATCCCGCTGTGTATATTAAagcaaaaaaacctaaaatcccgCTATTTGCCCGCTATGGAGATGCCAAAATCAAATAGCAACATAAGTGCTACGCTATGCTATTCGCTATAGCGCTCGCTATGAGCGTTATTAATAACTATGCGTAATAGCGACCCCAATATTTCATGTTTAGCGATAAAGGGGtagaaaatataataaaataaaaattatatttaacaCACCAGTTATGTATAAAAGTGCTAAAAATATGCTATCACTAATCatctaaataaaaaaattaaaaaaaaatcctcTCTTTATCGCTATAGGAGTACCCTTCACCTATCCGCTGCGCTATTCGCTATAGCTGGCGCTACCAGCGCTATTGACAAATATGAACTGAGGTATATAATCAAATCGAACCACCACTATACTAGCctttatactttttataaatAACATTAAGAAAAAACATATTTCACAATTTTTACGAATAATATATTACTTGCCCCCTCCTTCAGCTTTACAAATTAACAGGTATGTTGTCTTTATATTTAAAGTAAAACTTGATTTCGAAATAAGCTTATATTTGCCATGCCTGGCAGAATCATATGACCGGCCCGCTTTCCCAACAACCAAAATAACCAAACCATTAACTGATCGGTTATGAAAATCTAAAAACCAAAACAACAGTCATAGATTCGGTTTTCGCTCCTGCAAAATTCATAAATTTCTTTTTCACCAAACAGTAATATCTTGAATGAAGGGTATGGACCTATGGTATGTTAAGGACCTCCATTTCCATGTACAATTGTACAAATTGATTGCACTGACAGCCTACACAAGCCCATAAAAATATAGATGGGCCACAAGGCCCATAAACACAAACAATATTACCCAACCAACATTAATATTACCCAAACAACATTCATGTTACAATTGAAGGGAAGATATATTAGACTGAATGCAGttagttttctttttcttttttttttttttttgccatgcaaaaataaaaatattttcatgTATTAATGTTTAATGATTTATATTTAATACTAATGTTAGTCacatttgttttatttaattttaattcaGCCAACTAAACATAAATCAATAAatatcatagttattaaaggcgctaggcgcactcaaggcgcataggcctcgcctggggcctaggcgcaaaaaaagcaagggcctgagaaaaataaagcgcataatgaaaaaaattaaaaatatattatgtattagaaaaagaatactattctttaaataaaataaacaaaatctattatataacactttatatcatttatttagtaccaaaagttctaaaatagtgtattagtgtagaaaagtagttttcctAAGTACGGATCTGGCTAGAATCTTGCCGGAATTTAGAAAATTTGGCCGGAAActctccggaatctaggaatcACGTCGGAATGTGCACCTGAACCATCACCTgaagaattaaagcgcaatttcctcgacttaaggcgcaactgcctcgcctcgcttgaaaaatgggcctaggcgcaagaggcgatggcttttcaCAACTATGATAAATATAACGACCGAAATAATAAGTATTATTTTTTCCTTTTATTATCGGTAACCTGTTGAAATTGAGAATAATGAGTTAAACTGATTGATATTAGAGAAAAGTGATGTCACGAGTCACGACACCTAtgattaatatttaatattaacaCAAACTTGTAAGAGGCCAATTGCTCATCACACCACATTACTTAACATTACCTTTATTATCTAATTTTATAATTTGTTACGGTTTAGTATCTTAGTTAATAAAGTGATATTATAAACTCAGACTAGGATGAGATGCAAACTTCAAATCAAACTGCAATCTATGGTTTTCAATGTCATCGTCTGAAAAACATTATCCAAATGTATTTATCAGCATAGAAATAGATACAAACAATCTTAAGGAGTTTAGCACATACCGATGAAGGATATGGTTTTCAAACTGAGATACTTTACTCTAAAAACGGAAAAGCCAGAAAGCACATCGGCAGTGTGACTTCATCCGATCATGGTTCGTTTTCTACCTCGTAGTCTCACTGTGACAAGTTAAGAAGTAATTACACGATCATATAAACAACTAATTAATGTGTTTGATAAATATGATTTATTTAAAAGGCGGAAAACGGGTAACAGGCAATGGATCAAAAGGATTAATATTTAGGACCTGTTGGGCCACAAAACATtgtctttttgtttaaaattatatAAACCATTGATGCGTGTAATAAATATGATTATATAAAACAATATGTTTGAACTTTTTTTAATATAATGATTAGAAGGTTGTGTGCGTTAAAAAAACATTTTGGCGGCTATTGAACCATTTGATCACTTTAATCCGTTCCTTCTAGCTACATTATTTATTTGACCTGTTTGAGATAAAAGACAGCCTAAATCAAGTCGTTCATATCTAAAATATCCTTATTCAGATTACGCTATAGAAATTAAGTATAAGGGTAAATGAAAATAATTAGACAAGAATAGACAGAATAAGATTATATATTATACCTTGACCGAGTTTGTTAAATGTGGCTGACCATTGCTTTGAAGACTTCCTATATGCTGCAAGTATCTTATCCATCTGTTCAAGAATATCATATCAAAGTTACATCAAATTATGCCTATTACTGTGTCTTTGCCATAGTTGCCAATAGCAAATAGCGACAAGCTATCTATACTCTACATAGAGATAGCGATGAAATAGCGGCCGGTCCCTATTTTAGGTTTAGCGATACGTTAGAAAAAAATAGAAATAATTTATAGGTATACTTTAGCGAGGAAATAGCGGTCACTATTTTAGGTTTAGCGATAcgttagaaaaaaaaatagaaatatttTATAGGTATATTTTATCAGAATACGCCTGTATATGTCATCTAAATAGGCTgtttatattaaatattaaagaGTTATATtataacagaaaaaaaaaaaaaaaaacctaatggGCATCGCCATTTATATTAAAAAGCAAAAAGAAAGTAaataaaaacctaaaatccagctatatTTACGCTATGGAGTCGCTAATAATCAGGTTGCGAACTTGCGATATATAGTCGCTACGCTATGAAGCGCGCGATAGCGAACGTTATCGTCACAATTGACAACAGGGGTCTTTGCACATTAAAGTTTGTTTTTAGTGAATTATAGGGTATTTGGATGTGTGATTTTTTAAAAGTGAATATTGCAACTTGCAACATTAGTTTATCAAATTATTAGAGCAAGATATAGGCTCGTAATTTTTATACATTTATCTCAATAATTAGCATTAGCTTCCTTAAAAAACCTTTACATGTTTCTTCAAATCTAATTCGTATAACCCTAAAGAATCAGCAAATCATAATCATGCAACAAAATTTCCATTTGGCTTACCACATTCCCACAAGAAGAATGCATCGACAGCAAGGCTCGTTCAAGCACATATAAATCAACAGCTTTATCTTCTGGAAGAGTTGACACAAAGCTCAAACCGAAATCAATCAATacctgaaaatataaagcaaaaTACACATATAATAAGATCAAAGAGTCCTCTACATATTACATTGTCCATACATGTAATATTCCTATTAGATAaaaccatagttgttaaaagccatcgcctcttgcgcctaggcccattttccAGGCGAGGCAAGCCAACTGCGCCTTAAGTCAAGGCAATTGTGCTTGAATTCTCCAAGTGATGATCCCGGCGCAGGTTCCGGTGAGAATCTAGATTCCAGAGAGTTTCCGACCAAATTCTCTGAATTCCGGCAAGATTCCCGCTAGTtttctacttttatctaacgaaaaactacttttctacaataatattttagaacttttggtattaaataaatgatagtaaatttatataatagctttggtttattttatttgaagaatagtgttaattttctaatacataaaatatttttttttttattttttccgtTGTGTGCTTTTATTTTCTTAGGCCCTCGTTTTTCTTGCGCCTTGCCCCAGGCAAGGCCTATGCGCCTTTAATAACTACGGATAAAACTTCATAAAACGTAAAAGTAGATTGAATAAAGATTGAAGTACCAGCTGGTTGCTGCCACTACGCCATAACATATTTGATGTGGTTAAATCCCCATGAATGACCCCACCATCATGTAACTTTCCAATTGTATCCCCGATTTGCAACGCGATATCATCCATCTTTTCGTCAACAACTCCTTTGGATCCAAATTCAAGAAATATATCTTTGATAGCGGGACCTTCGATATACTCAAAAGTGAGTGTATGCGTTACAGGGTCTACCGCATAAAGCACGGGAGTAGAAACTCCGAGCCGTCTAGCCTTTGTCATACACCTAGCCTCCTAtcgataacaaaaaaaaaaacataactaaACTATGATGTTTTAACATTAAAATCAAAAGGATTGATACTAGTTGTCAATCTGAGCAACAAACCGCATTTAACCGCTTGAGTGTGAGCTTCGAATCTAAAGTCGGATGCCTATACTTCTTTGAGAACCGTTCCTTAACGATGGACTTCCTTCCAGCAAATGTTGACTCAAAAACTCTCTGAGAAACATCAACTGAATATCAAGAACATAACATACAAGTCTCCATAGttgtcgatagcgaatagcgacaaatagcgacaaggCATGGCTAGGCTACGTAGCGagtagcgacaaatagcgacggctatttataaatagcgattacactagaaaaagatttttgaaaatttttatatgtatattacatcaaaatacccttgtatatatgttattttacatgtatatttaattGAACTCGTGCAtgcccgcacgtcctgcggacacgaatgcagctccgaaaacgcCAGGCACGCGTGGGCCAGTTTTTGCATTTAAcctttatttttacttttttttgtaTTAAAGCCAAGCCCAGACAGTGAGAAACTAagaaactaaaaaataaaaaaaaataaaaaaaataaaaaaaaatcgctAAAGTCGCTAGTCATCGCCATGAGCAACATAGCGACACTTAGTCGCATCGCCATAAGGCgcgctatagcgaccgctatgGTCGCAATTAACAACTATGCAAGTCTCTCAAGTTTAATTACATATCTTGAAATAAGAATTTCCAAACGACAAAATTTCAGCTTCAAATTTCAATCTCAGCCCTTGAATTCCATACTCCCAACCACAATAAAGCATAAAGTACAAAAGCAAATTAACTCACAGCTTCAGCCCCTTGCTTTATCAGAACCAAAGAGCCATTTTCTCCACTTGCTTCAGTATCCATATGTGTTTTCTTTGGGGATTATGCCGTCCTACATTCAATAACATACACATAAACTTGAGcttcaaatttcatcaaaaatctAACTTCAAACGCTCTTTCTACATGTGGAAACTGTGTTGAAATTAGTCACAACTTGTTTTAGCTACAGTTTTCTCACCGGAATTTCATCGAACACATGGTATGCATTACAATTTAGAAACTGTAATCAACACAAATACATAAACCCACATCTATAATCACATGAATACTCTATCTAACTAGTTCTTAAAATCCAGAATTTAAAAAACTTGTTTGAGTTAGCTAGAGTTGTCTCATGGGAATTTCATCAAACACATGGTATACAACTATGTATTACAGTCTTGAAACActatatttgagatatcggtaatcgcggtgggatatcggtaattttaatatcatgcagaatttatatatatagcaatttaagatacaattcagtatactctcctaccattaacaaattaaccttttgcaacttgcaatacactaacaattgtagcaagtaggaactcattaagacttaaccttttgcaacttgcaaaacactaacaatagCAGCAATACGAAGAAAGACGAAtagtagaactaagaagaaaggtattGGTATTGGAaaaatcagtgatatatcggtcaagTTTCACTAATCGTATTACACACTTTAAATCATCATCTTAATTAAAGCATATTAAAAGACAACAAATTTTAATACGCTGACCTGAGTCGTTGAGATTTGGAGTGGTGGAACCGACGACTGGAACGGTGGAGGTTGAGGCGAACGGCCGGCGGAGACTGGTGGAGGCGTGGTCTGATAAGTGATAAGGTTCACAGTTCACgcttttgttttcaagtttaaccctaactagtttttttttttttttcttttgtaataCGCGAGTACGTGACGTGATAAAGTATATAAAGTATATAGAGTA of Helianthus annuus cultivar XRQ/B chromosome 1, HanXRQr2.0-SUNRISE, whole genome shotgun sequence contains these proteins:
- the LOC110872039 gene encoding EKC/KEOPS complex subunit TP53RK is translated as MDTEASGENGSLVLIKQGAEARVFESTFAGRKSIVKERFSKKYRHPTLDSKLTLKRLNAEARCMTKARRLGVSTPVLYAVDPVTHTLTFEYIEGPAIKDIFLEFGSKGVVDEKMDDIALQIGDTIGKLHDGGVIHGDLTTSNMLWRSGSNQLVLIDFGLSFVSTLPEDKAVDLYVLERALLSMHSSCGNVMDKILAAYRKSSKQWSATFNKLGQVRLRGRKRTMIG